From the Pseudomonas baltica genome, one window contains:
- the rodA gene encoding rod shape-determining protein RodA, translated as MRRRATFLQRIHVDGPLLILLLTLAAGSLFVLYSASGKNWDLLIKQATSFGIGLVSMFIIAQVEPRFMARWVPLGYVIGVGLLVVTDVMGHNAMGATRWINIPGVIRFQPSEFMKILMPATIAWYLSKRTLPPHLIHVVASLALIGVPFILIVRQPDLGTSLLILAGGTFVLFMAGLRWRWIISVLAAAVPVAVAMWFFIMHDYQKQRILTFLDPESDPLGTGWNIIQSKAAIGSGGVFGKGWLMGTQSHLDFLPESHTDFIIAVMGEEFGLVGICALLLIYLLLIGRGLVITAQAQTLYGKLLAGSLTMTFFVYVFVNIGMVSGLLPVVGVPLPFISYGGTSLVTLMSAFGVLMSIHTHRKWIAQV; from the coding sequence ATGCGCCGTCGCGCGACCTTTTTGCAACGTATCCATGTCGATGGGCCCCTGCTCATCCTGCTGCTGACCCTGGCGGCCGGCAGCCTGTTCGTCCTGTACTCGGCCAGCGGCAAGAACTGGGACCTGCTGATCAAGCAGGCGACCTCGTTCGGTATCGGCCTGGTGTCGATGTTCATCATCGCTCAGGTCGAGCCGCGGTTCATGGCGCGCTGGGTGCCGCTGGGCTATGTGATCGGGGTGGGCTTGCTGGTGGTCACCGACGTCATGGGCCACAACGCCATGGGCGCGACGCGGTGGATCAACATTCCTGGGGTGATTCGCTTCCAGCCGTCGGAGTTCATGAAGATCCTGATGCCGGCCACCATCGCCTGGTATCTGTCCAAACGCACCTTGCCGCCCCATCTCATTCATGTGGTGGCCAGCCTGGCGCTGATCGGCGTGCCGTTCATTCTCATCGTCCGTCAGCCCGATCTGGGGACCTCGCTGCTGATTCTGGCGGGCGGCACCTTCGTGCTGTTCATGGCCGGGTTGCGCTGGCGCTGGATCATCAGCGTGCTCGCCGCTGCGGTGCCGGTGGCGGTGGCGATGTGGTTTTTCATCATGCACGACTATCAGAAACAGCGAATTCTGACCTTCCTCGACCCCGAGAGCGACCCGCTGGGTACCGGCTGGAACATCATCCAGTCGAAGGCGGCCATTGGTTCGGGCGGGGTGTTCGGCAAGGGCTGGCTGATGGGCACTCAGTCGCACCTGGATTTCCTGCCTGAAAGCCATACCGACTTCATCATTGCGGTGATGGGCGAAGAGTTCGGCCTGGTGGGCATCTGCGCCTTGCTGCTGATTTATCTGTTGCTGATCGGGCGCGGCCTGGTGATCACGGCCCAGGCGCAGACGTTGTATGGCAAATTGTTAGCAGGCAGCCTGACGATGACGTTTTTTGTTTACGTTTTCGTCAATATCGGTATGGTCAGTGGCCTGTTGCCGGTGGTGGGGGTACCGCTGCCCTTCATTAGTTACGGCGGAACTTCGCTGGTGACCTTGATGTCAGCGTTTGGCGTTTTAATGTCGATCCACACGCACCGCAAATGGATCGCACAGGTTTGA
- the mltB gene encoding lytic murein transglycosylase B, producing MQSMRNWATRYVPWVGLVGILGSSQHAAAGDYEGSPQVAQFVGEMTRDYGFAGEQLMGVFREVERKQSILDAISRPAEKVKPWKDYRPIFITDARIARGVDFWRQHEVALARAEKEYGVPASVIVSIIGVETFFGRNTGNYRVIDALSTLAFDYPARSDFFRKELREFLLMSREEQLDPLTIKGSYAGAMGLPQFMPSSFRAYAVDFDGDGHINIWSDPDDAIGSVASYFQRHGWVAGEPVVSQATVRGDQADSGLSPGIDPVKTVGELRALGWSSHDALRDDMSVTAFRLDGANGPEYWMGLKNFYAITRYNRSVMYAMAVHQLADLLVQARGNK from the coding sequence ATGCAATCAATGCGTAACTGGGCTACTCGATACGTTCCATGGGTCGGCCTGGTGGGCATCCTCGGTTCGTCGCAACATGCGGCGGCCGGCGATTACGAAGGCTCGCCTCAAGTGGCGCAGTTCGTCGGAGAAATGACACGTGATTACGGCTTTGCCGGTGAGCAGCTGATGGGCGTTTTTCGCGAGGTCGAGCGCAAGCAATCGATCCTCGACGCCATCTCGCGCCCGGCCGAGAAGGTCAAGCCGTGGAAGGACTACCGGCCGATTTTCATCACCGATGCGCGTATCGCCAGGGGTGTGGATTTCTGGCGTCAGCACGAGGTGGCGCTGGCGCGGGCCGAGAAGGAATACGGCGTGCCGGCCTCGGTGATCGTCTCGATCATTGGCGTGGAGACGTTTTTTGGTCGCAATACCGGCAATTACCGGGTGATCGATGCCTTGTCGACCCTGGCGTTCGACTATCCGGCGCGCTCCGACTTCTTTCGCAAGGAGCTGCGTGAATTCCTGTTGATGTCCCGCGAGGAGCAACTCGATCCGTTGACGATCAAGGGCTCCTACGCCGGTGCCATGGGGCTGCCGCAGTTCATGCCCAGCAGCTTTCGGGCGTATGCAGTGGACTTCGACGGTGATGGCCACATCAATATCTGGAGTGACCCCGATGACGCCATCGGCAGCGTCGCCAGCTATTTCCAGCGCCATGGCTGGGTCGCCGGCGAGCCAGTGGTCAGTCAGGCGACGGTGCGTGGCGATCAAGCCGACAGCGGTTTGAGCCCGGGCATTGATCCGGTCAAGACCGTTGGGGAGTTGCGGGCGCTGGGCTGGTCGAGTCATGATGCGCTGCGCGACGATATGTCGGTGACGGCATTTCGCCTGGATGGCGCCAATGGCCCTGAGTACTGGATGGGGCTGAAGAATTTTTACGCGATCACGCGTTACAACCGCAGCGTGATGTACGCCATGGCCGTACATCAGCTGGCGGATTTGCTGGTTCAAGCACGGGGCAACAAGTAA
- a CDS encoding septal ring lytic transglycosylase RlpA family protein, with translation MRVTPTSAPLKLLGFTAMALLIVSCSSTSSRSPVQGGTAVRSMPGLDINRAHKDGAPWWDVDVSKIPDAIPTLHSGPYKANPYTVLGKTYFPLNDSASYVAVGTASWYGTKFHGQNTANGEVYDLYGMSAAHKTLPLPSYVRVTNLDNNRSVILRVNDRGPFYSDRIIDLSYAAAKKLGYAEIGTARVKVEGIDPQQWWAQRGRPAPLMLDQPQVVAAETPKLTASTGTVEQYTPPPQQHAAAIMPVAIDAKKNASAPAAGQYLQVGAFANPDAAELLRSKLSSMVKAPAFTSPVVRNQQTLYRVRLGPIGNPAEVQQVQNSVRLANLGSPSVVTE, from the coding sequence ATGCGGGTTACGCCGACAAGCGCACCACTCAAGCTGCTGGGCTTTACAGCAATGGCACTGTTGATCGTCAGTTGTTCGAGCACCAGCAGCCGCTCGCCTGTGCAAGGCGGCACGGCTGTTCGCTCGATGCCGGGGCTGGACATCAACCGCGCCCACAAGGACGGTGCCCCTTGGTGGGACGTCGACGTGTCGAAGATCCCCGACGCGATACCGACCCTGCACAGCGGCCCGTACAAGGCCAACCCCTATACCGTACTGGGCAAGACCTACTTCCCGCTCAACGACTCGGCCAGTTATGTGGCCGTCGGCACCGCGTCCTGGTACGGCACCAAGTTCCATGGCCAGAACACCGCCAACGGCGAGGTCTATGACCTGTACGGCATGAGCGCGGCGCACAAGACCCTGCCGCTGCCCAGCTATGTGCGCGTGACCAACCTGGATAACAACCGATCGGTGATCCTGCGGGTCAACGACCGCGGGCCGTTCTATTCCGACCGCATCATCGACTTGTCCTATGCCGCCGCGAAAAAACTCGGTTATGCCGAAATCGGCACGGCGCGGGTCAAGGTCGAGGGCATCGATCCACAACAATGGTGGGCACAGCGTGGTCGTCCGGCACCGCTGATGCTTGATCAACCCCAAGTGGTCGCCGCTGAAACACCCAAGCTGACGGCGTCCACTGGCACCGTTGAACAATATACGCCACCGCCCCAGCAACACGCGGCCGCGATCATGCCAGTGGCAATCGACGCAAAAAAAAACGCTTCTGCGCCAGCAGCTGGCCAGTATCTCCAGGTGGGAGCCTTCGCCAACCCGGACGCTGCAGAGCTCCTGAGGTCGAAGCTCAGCTCGATGGTCAAGGCCCCGGCCTTCACCAGCCCGGTGGTGCGTAACCAGCAAACTCTGTACCGCGTGCGCCTGGGGCCGATTGGCAACCCGGCGGAAGTCCAGCAGGTACAGAACAGTGTTCGCTTGGCCAATCTGGGCTCGCCGAGTGTGGTCACGGAATAA